Proteins encoded within one genomic window of Aurantiacibacter spongiae:
- a CDS encoding porin, with translation MLLTSLVATTMLIPVAATAQDEDLSAMRDQIAAMQAEIARLQTKVENLEQQRQSAERQPNGLVVVDALDPAPVAQAVPISPSTDLGFGAALSAETEEGWSFKPFGRLQFDAGTTALPDGLALADGYGSELRRIRLGVAGDMPGGFGYKLEVDFAGGDAEITDAILTYETGAAELTVGQHNNFQSLEELTSSRFSSFIERAAFTDAFGFERRLGLSVQYGVGDVLVQAGVFGDNFDDLPDSNSRSFDARAVYAPQIGGAQLHVGGSLHFTELNGDDSVRYRQRPLVHFTSNRLLDTGNVGADREFGTGLEAAAILGPLHFAGEAFWQSIDQSDTFTAADDPTFFGGYAEIGYFLTGERRGYKGGKFDRTQPLAPVGEGGIGAVQLVARYDRLDLSDAGITGGIQNGFYGSLIWVPTDYTRLMVNYGRLDYHDAPRPLPSGERDYAADVVGVRAQVDF, from the coding sequence ATGCTACTTACTTCGTTGGTGGCGACCACCATGCTCATACCGGTCGCCGCCACCGCGCAGGACGAAGACCTGTCTGCAATGCGCGATCAGATCGCGGCGATGCAGGCTGAGATCGCCCGACTTCAGACCAAGGTCGAAAATCTCGAGCAACAACGGCAGTCCGCAGAGCGCCAGCCGAACGGCCTGGTTGTCGTTGACGCGCTCGATCCTGCGCCGGTCGCGCAAGCCGTGCCGATATCTCCCTCGACCGATCTCGGATTCGGTGCGGCTCTCTCTGCAGAGACCGAGGAAGGCTGGTCCTTCAAGCCATTCGGTCGGCTGCAATTCGATGCCGGTACCACGGCCCTCCCCGATGGCCTCGCCCTTGCCGACGGATACGGCAGCGAACTACGGCGTATCCGTCTCGGTGTTGCCGGAGACATGCCGGGCGGTTTCGGATACAAACTCGAAGTCGATTTCGCGGGAGGCGACGCCGAAATCACCGATGCCATCCTCACCTACGAAACGGGGGCGGCGGAACTCACCGTCGGTCAGCACAACAATTTCCAATCGCTGGAAGAACTCACCAGCAGTCGCTTTTCGAGCTTTATCGAACGTGCAGCCTTTACCGATGCCTTCGGCTTCGAGAGGCGGCTGGGCCTTTCGGTGCAATACGGAGTCGGCGACGTACTTGTGCAGGCCGGGGTATTCGGCGACAATTTCGATGATCTGCCGGACAGCAATAGCCGCAGCTTCGATGCGCGCGCCGTTTACGCACCGCAAATTGGCGGTGCGCAGCTGCATGTAGGCGGATCGCTCCATTTTACAGAACTCAATGGAGATGACAGCGTTCGCTACCGCCAGCGTCCGCTGGTCCACTTCACTTCGAACAGGCTGCTCGATACCGGTAATGTCGGCGCGGACAGGGAATTCGGAACCGGTCTGGAGGCAGCAGCGATACTCGGTCCGCTTCACTTCGCCGGGGAAGCGTTCTGGCAGAGCATCGACCAGTCCGATACATTCACCGCGGCTGATGATCCGACCTTCTTCGGGGGATACGCCGAGATTGGATATTTTCTCACCGGCGAACGGCGCGGCTACAAGGGGGGTAAATTCGATCGGACCCAGCCTCTCGCTCCCGTTGGCGAAGGCGGCATCGGCGCTGTCCAGCTGGTCGCGCGGTACGACAGGCTGGACCTGTCGGATGCCGGCATAACGGGCGGCATCCAGAATGGCTTTTATGGATCGCTGATATGGGTGCCGACGGACTATACACGCCTGATGGTCAATTACGGACGGCTCGATTATCACGACGCGCCCCGCCCCCTGCCATCGGGTGAACGCGATTACGCTGCCGACGTCGTCGGTGTGCGGGCGCAGGTCGATTTCTGA